The uncultured Bacteroides sp. genome has a segment encoding these proteins:
- the hisD gene encoding histidinol dehydrogenase has product MKVIKYPQKEEWKEILKRPALNTESLNDTVKGILNRVKAEGDKAVLECEATFDKVQLNSLAVAPEEIKEAESLISEELKTAILLAKENIETFHTAQRFTGKKVETRPGVVCWQKAVGIEKVGLYIPGGTAPLFSTVLMLATPARIAGCKEIVLCTPPNREGKVHPAILFAAQQAGVNKIFKAGGVQAIAAMAYGTESVPKVYKIFGPGNQYVTAAKQLVSLRDVAIDMPAGPSEVEVLADASANPAFVAADLLSQAEHGVDSQAVLISTSAELIEKVFLEVEQQLARLPRKEIAAKSLENSKLILVNDMDEAITMTNEYAPEHLIIETESYMEVAEQIVNAGSVFLGSLTPESAGDYASGTNHTLPTNGYAKAYSGVSLDSFIRKITFQEINRQGIETIGPAIEIMAANEQLDAHKNAVTVRLNSLK; this is encoded by the coding sequence ATGAAAGTAATCAAATATCCCCAAAAAGAGGAGTGGAAGGAAATTCTGAAACGCCCCGCACTTAATACTGAAAGCTTGAATGATACGGTAAAGGGAATTCTGAACCGTGTGAAAGCTGAGGGAGATAAAGCGGTGCTTGAGTGCGAAGCCACTTTTGATAAAGTGCAGCTTAACAGCTTAGCTGTTGCTCCAGAAGAGATCAAAGAAGCAGAAAGCCTGATTAGTGAAGAACTGAAAACAGCTATTCTGCTTGCTAAAGAAAATATAGAAACCTTTCACACAGCGCAACGCTTTACCGGAAAAAAGGTGGAGACTCGTCCGGGTGTGGTTTGCTGGCAAAAGGCTGTAGGCATTGAAAAGGTTGGATTGTATATTCCAGGAGGAACAGCTCCTCTGTTCTCTACCGTATTGATGCTGGCTACTCCTGCCCGTATAGCTGGATGCAAGGAGATTGTGCTTTGCACACCTCCCAACCGTGAAGGAAAAGTACACCCTGCTATCTTGTTTGCCGCCCAACAAGCCGGTGTAAATAAGATATTCAAAGCGGGTGGGGTACAGGCTATAGCTGCCATGGCTTACGGAACAGAATCTGTACCTAAGGTATATAAGATATTTGGTCCGGGAAATCAATATGTCACCGCAGCCAAGCAACTCGTTTCTTTGCGTGATGTAGCAATTGATATGCCGGCCGGCCCTTCTGAAGTGGAAGTTCTTGCTGATGCATCTGCTAATCCGGCTTTCGTTGCTGCCGACTTATTGTCTCAGGCAGAGCACGGAGTCGATAGTCAGGCTGTGTTGATTAGCACCTCTGCAGAACTGATTGAGAAGGTTTTTTTAGAGGTAGAGCAACAACTGGCTCGTCTTCCACGAAAAGAAATTGCTGCCAAGTCATTGGAAAATAGCAAGCTGATTTTGGTGAACGATATGGATGAAGCTATCACAATGACCAATGAATATGCTCCCGAACACCTCATTATTGAAACGGAGAGTTATATGGAAGTAGCCGAACAAATAGTAAACGCAGGTTCTGTGTTTCTCGGCTCTCTTACACCAGAGAGTGCCGGTGATTATGCTTCGGGCACTAATCATACTCTTCCTACCAATGGATATGCGAAAGCTTACAGCGGTGTGAGTCTGGATAGTTTTATCCGCAAAATTACATTCCAGGAGATTAACCGTCAGGGTATCGAAACCATCGGCCCGGCTATTGAAATAATGGCTGCCAATGAACAACTGGATGCTCATAAGAATGCTGTGACGGTAAGGCTTAACAGTTTAAAATAG
- the hisC gene encoding histidinol-phosphate transaminase — MKALKELTRPNIWDLKPYSSARDEYKGLEASVFLDANENPYNNPYNRYPDPLQRDLKEMLAPIKKVKPENIFLGNGSDEAIDLVYRAFCEPDVDNVVAIDPTYGMYKVCADVNNVDYRNVLLNADYQFSADDLLASADERTKLIFLCSPNNPTGNDMLRSEIEKIITTFDGLVILDEAYNDFSDRPSFLSELDKYPNLIVLQTFSKAMGCAGIRLGMAFASAEIIDILNKIKYPYNVNLLTQHQAMEMLKNYPQVEAWVKTLIEERAYLEKTFSALPCTEKIYPSDANFFLAKVTDAKAIYDYLVAKGIIVRNRSSIALCKDCLRVTVGTREENNQLIEALKQYK; from the coding sequence ATGAAAGCATTAAAAGAATTAACCCGTCCCAATATATGGGATTTAAAACCCTATTCATCGGCTCGTGATGAATATAAAGGTTTAGAAGCTTCAGTCTTTCTCGATGCAAATGAAAATCCGTATAACAATCCCTATAATCGCTATCCCGATCCGTTGCAGAGAGATTTGAAAGAGATGCTTGCTCCAATAAAGAAAGTAAAACCAGAGAATATCTTCCTGGGGAATGGTAGTGATGAAGCAATTGACCTTGTATACCGTGCCTTTTGTGAGCCGGATGTAGACAATGTGGTTGCCATTGATCCTACTTATGGTATGTATAAGGTTTGTGCGGATGTGAATAATGTAGATTATCGCAATGTGTTACTGAATGCTGATTACCAGTTTTCGGCAGATGATTTGCTGGCCTCTGCGGATGAACGAACCAAACTTATTTTTCTTTGTTCGCCAAACAATCCTACCGGAAACGATATGTTGCGTTCGGAGATAGAAAAGATTATCACCACTTTTGATGGTCTGGTGATTCTGGATGAGGCTTATAATGATTTTTCAGATAGACCTTCTTTTCTTTCAGAGCTAGATAAATATCCCAATCTGATTGTTCTTCAAACATTCTCCAAAGCAATGGGATGTGCCGGTATCCGTCTGGGTATGGCATTCGCTTCAGCAGAAATTATTGACATTCTCAATAAGATTAAGTATCCGTATAATGTAAATCTGCTCACTCAGCACCAGGCTATGGAAATGTTGAAAAACTATCCTCAGGTTGAGGCTTGGGTAAAAACGTTGATTGAGGAACGTGCTTATCTGGAAAAAACCTTTTCAGCCCTTCCTTGCACGGAAAAAATTTATCCTTCGGATGCCAACTTCTTCTTGGCAAAAGTAACCGATGCCAAAGCTATTTATGACTATCTGGTAGCAAAAGGTATCATTGTCCGCAATCGTAGTTCCATTGCTCTTTGCAAGGACTGCCTGCGTGTAACGGTGGGAACCCGTGAGGAGAACAACCAGCTGATTGAAGCTTTGAAGCAATACAAATAA